From the Bacillus tuaregi genome, one window contains:
- a CDS encoding sigma-70 family RNA polymerase sigma factor, translating into MGSTTQLDHHSKFPEDPSDALEEMMSRYGSLVLRTAYFYLGDRFLAEDASQEAFMKAYRNWKKFRGDSSVKTWIVKITIHVCYDKLRKKSSKEQPIDPAEVMTPVHYDLEQEVIKKMESTQILKYVLQLPPHYQEVIYLYYYLDFNTLEIAKMTGTRDGTIRTRLHRARSLIEDLITKEDLIHEGSK; encoded by the coding sequence ATGGGGAGTACTACCCAATTAGATCATCATTCAAAATTCCCAGAAGATCCTTCCGATGCACTTGAGGAAATGATGTCTCGATATGGTTCACTCGTACTGCGTACAGCTTATTTTTACCTCGGTGATAGGTTTCTGGCAGAGGATGCGAGCCAGGAAGCATTTATGAAGGCCTATAGAAATTGGAAAAAGTTTCGCGGAGATAGCAGTGTGAAAACATGGATAGTTAAAATTACAATTCATGTCTGTTATGACAAATTAAGAAAAAAGTCATCCAAAGAGCAGCCTATTGATCCAGCTGAAGTGATGACTCCTGTTCATTACGATCTGGAACAAGAAGTAATAAAGAAAATGGAGAGTACACAGATATTAAAATATGTCCTTCAATTACCACCACATTATCAAGAGGTTATTTATCTCTATTACTATCTTGATTTCAACACTTTGGAAATAGCCAAAATGACAGGAACACGAGACGGGACAATTCGGACAAGACTTCATCGGGCAAGGTCTTTAATAGAGGATCTTATCACAAAGGAGGACTTGATACATGAAGGGTCCAAATGA